TTGCGCGGGAGGAGGGCGAGGACGAAGCGATGTTCCGCGACGTGATGGAGGAAGGGCCGTTCCCCCACTGGGAACACACGCATACGTTCAAAGCGCTGAGCGACAGGGAGACGCTCGTCCACGACCACGTCGAGTTCGAACTGCCCGGCGGACCGCTGGGCCAGGCCCTTGGCCCCTTCGGCTGTCTCGGGATGGAGCCGATGTTCCGGTATCGCCATCAGCAGACGAAGGAACTGCTCGAAGGGTAACTCGCCCTGTCCGCGGACGGCACGGCCCCGACTATGGTCTCCGGTGTTTCTTTATTCCCATGCCTGATACTGCCACGGGATGAGTGGACGTGTCGTCGCGGTAACTGATGGGGCCCTGCTGTCTCCGCGCCACAACGGAGCGAGATGGGCGTGACCGAGCCGCGAATCGACCCGCGAATCGCACTGGCCGTCGCCGTACTTGCGGTCAGTACGAGCGCAATTCTCGTCCGCTGGAGCGCGGCCGCGGCGTCGGTGGCGGCCTTTTATCGCGTCCTGTTGACGACCGCGCTGCTGGCCCCGCTGGCGCTGGGCCGGCATCGGTCGGCGTTCGGACGGCTCTCCCGGCGGGACGTACTGGCGGCTGCGGCGACTGGCGTCGCGCTCGCAATTCACTTCGCCGCATGGTTCGAGAGTTTGGCGTGGACAAGCGTGGCAGCCTCGGTCACGCTGGTCCAGTGCCAGCCGCTGTTCGTCGCTGTCGGCGCGTGGGCGCTGCTCGACGAGCGCGTCACACGCGGCACGACGGCGGGCATCCTCGTCGCTATCGGCGGCATCGTCGTGATGTCCGTCGGCGAACTGCTCGGCGGTGGCGCCATCGGCCCGCGTCCGCTGTACGGCAACGCGCTGGCCCTCGTCGGCGGTGTCATGGCCGCCGGCTACGTGCTCGCCGGGCGCTCGCTCCGCCAGCGGTTCCCCCTCATCCCCTACGTGACCGTGGTCTACGGCGTCGCCGCGATATGCCTCCTCGGCTTCGTCGTCGTGTCGGGCCACCCCGTGACCGGCTACCCGCCGCAGGAATGGTCCCTGTTCCTGGCGATGGCCGTCGGTCCCGGCGTGTTCGGCCACACCGTCCTCAACTGGGCACTGGCACACGTCGAATCCAGTATGGTTAGCGTCTCGCTGTTGGGTGAGCCAGTCGGGAGCGCGCTGCTGGCGCTGCTGTTGCTCGCGGAGATACCCGGGCCGTCGACCGTCGCCGGCGGGGCCGTCGTGCTTGTCGGTATCGGCGTTGTCGCAAGAAGCCGGGCGGTCGGGGCAACGCCGGCGGACTGACACTGTTCCGAGCCAGTCTAGGCGCGCTTTTCCACGGCCCCGCGGATTTCTGCGGCGGCGAAGTCGTGGTCCGGGCGGATGTTGACGAAGTCGAGGAACTCCTCCGCGGCCAGCAACTCGGACGTATCGTAGTGGCGTGCGGCGGCGGAGACAGCCGGTGGCGCACCGATGAGCGGCTCCAACGCGCCCAGCGCACAGGCAAGGTCGTAGGCGCGAGCGTCGCTGATCGCTTCCTCGCGCACGCTCGTGGCGTCGATGAAGTACAGGTCGTCGTGGGCCACGAGCACGTTCTCACACCGGAAATCGCCGTGAGCCAGGCCGTCCTCGTGCATCCGGTGAAGAAAGTCAAACACCGTCGGGCTGTGTCGCTCGACGGTCTCGGCCGGGAGGTCGTCCAGCGGTTCGAAGTCTGGGATGTACTCCAGCACGAGTACCCCCATCCCGTCGTATTCGAAGGCCTCTATCGGCTCGGGGGCGTTGACGCCGATCTCCCGCATCCGCCGGGTCGCCGCCAGTTCGTGTTCTGCCATCTCGTAGGGCGTCCCGAAATGCTCGAAAAAACCCTCGGTCCCTGACGAGAACGCGCCGATGTTTCGGCCGGCGGTCAACAGTGTATGAACCAGCGAGTTCTGCCCCGTGATGACTTTCACGAACCACTGATCATTGACGACCAGCGGAGTCGAGAGCCAGTTGTCCGCCTCCAGAAACGCCACATGGGCCGCGGGCTCGTCGTACCGCTCCATTACCGCTCGCACCACGCCTTCGAGTTGCTCCCAGGGGACCGTCCCGCGGAGGAGTCGCCGGAACGCCATTCCACCTGAGAAAAGCCGTGGACGGGCAAATGGCTTGTGTCTGCCCCCGTGTGCTATTTAATAACACAAGACATAGATTCGGTATGGAGTTCGACGTTCCCGGCGAACACCGGATGATACGGGATTCGGTCCGCGAGTTCTGCGAGAACGAGATTCAGCCGATAGCCCAGGAGATAGAGGACGAGCACCGGTTTCCGGCGGAAATATTCGAGGAACTGGGCGAGCTTGATGTCATGGGTGTGCCGATCAGCGAGGAGTGGGGTGGTCTGGGCGGCGATACGTTGATGTACGCGCTCGTCGCCGAGGAACTCGGGCGCGTTTCCGGGAGCATCGGGCTCTCGTACGTGGCCCATACCTCGCTCGGAAGCAAGCCCATAGAGTTGTTTGGCACAGATGCACAGAAAGAGCGCTGGCTCACACCGCTCGCTTCCGGCGAACACCTCGGCGGCTGGGCGCTGACTGAACCGGGCAGCGGGAGCGACGCCAGCGACATGGACACGACGGCCGAGCGGGACGGCGACGAGTACGTCATCAACGGCACCAAGCAGTTCATCACGAACGCCTCCGTCGCCGGGTCGGTGCTAGTCAAAGCCGTCACCGATCCTGAGTCCGGCTACGACGGCATCTCGACGTTCATCGTCGGTCCCGATGACGACGGCTGGGAGGTGACGACCGAGTGGGACAAAATGGGGCTGAACGCTTCACCGACCTGCGAACTCCAGTTCGACGACTGTCGGATTCCCGCGGACCGACTGCTCGGCGACGAAGGCGACGGCTGGGAGCAGACGCTGAAGACGCTCAACGGCGGCCGCATCTCTATTGCTGCGCTCTCGACGGGGCTCGCACAGGGGGCCTTCGAGGCCGCGAAGTCCTACGCCACCGAACGCGAGCAGTTCGACCGCCCCATCTCGAAGTTCGACGCCGTCCGGGACAAGATCGTCGAGATGGACCGCAAAATCGAGCGCGCCCGCCTGCTGACCCACAAGGCGGCGACGATGTACGACCAAGGCGAGGACGTGACGCGGCTCTCCTCGCTGGCAAAGCTCGACGCCAGCGAAATCTGTCGTGAGGTCGCCGAGGACGCCGTCCAGGTGCTTGGCGGGTACGGCTACACGACTGATTTCGCGCCACAGCGGTTCTACCGGGACGCGAAGCTCATGGAAATCGGCGAGGGGACAAGCGAGATTCAGCGAATGGTACTCGGCCGGGAACTGGGTCTGTGATACTCAGAGCGACGCTTACACGTCGGACGGGCGTTCGGGGACGATAGTAACGGGCACGTCGGCGGCGTCGATGACAGCGACTGCGGCGTCGCCTTCCCGGAGTCTGCCGGCCAGCCCCTTCGGCTCGTGGCCCATGACGATGTGCCGAACATCCACGTCGGCTGCGAGTTCCAGTAGTTCGTTGCCGATCCGCGTGCCCGAACGCATCGCGGACCGACCGACGTGTTCGATGGCGACCGTCGCCACGATGGTGGCGTCGCGGAACCGCTCGCGCATCTCGTCCCGGAGTTGCATGGCCGTGCCGTCGGCGGTGTCCTCGTCGACGAGGTGGACGACGTACAGTTCCTCGTCGAGCCCGTCAGCGAGTCGAACTGCCGTATCGATGACCGCCGGAGAGACCGAATCGTTGGCGATAGCCACGAGAATGGTCATACAGGACACAAGGCCTTCGCGTGCAAATCACTTTCTGCCGAACTAACAGGTCCGCTCACTCAGTCGCCTTCAGGTTGTGGACCGCGTCGACCCACTCGACGACCTCTGCTGTCGGCCGGAGGGCCGAGAGGATGGCCTCGGCGTCCTTGTACGCCATCGGCGCTTCGTCCCGGACACCTTTAATGACGGACTCCGAGTAGACGCCGTCCATCGCTGCGGC
The genomic region above belongs to Haloarcula hispanica ATCC 33960 and contains:
- a CDS encoding DMT family transporter, which translates into the protein MGVTEPRIDPRIALAVAVLAVSTSAILVRWSAAAASVAAFYRVLLTTALLAPLALGRHRSAFGRLSRRDVLAAAATGVALAIHFAAWFESLAWTSVAASVTLVQCQPLFVAVGAWALLDERVTRGTTAGILVAIGGIVVMSVGELLGGGAIGPRPLYGNALALVGGVMAAGYVLAGRSLRQRFPLIPYVTVVYGVAAICLLGFVVVSGHPVTGYPPQEWSLFLAMAVGPGVFGHTVLNWALAHVESSMVSVSLLGEPVGSALLALLLLAEIPGPSTVAGGAVVLVGIGVVARSRAVGATPAD
- a CDS encoding RIO1 family regulatory kinase/ATPase domain-containing protein, with the translated sequence MAFRRLLRGTVPWEQLEGVVRAVMERYDEPAAHVAFLEADNWLSTPLVVNDQWFVKVITGQNSLVHTLLTAGRNIGAFSSGTEGFFEHFGTPYEMAEHELAATRRMREIGVNAPEPIEAFEYDGMGVLVLEYIPDFEPLDDLPAETVERHSPTVFDFLHRMHEDGLAHGDFRCENVLVAHDDLYFIDATSVREEAISDARAYDLACALGALEPLIGAPPAVSAAARHYDTSELLAAEEFLDFVNIRPDHDFAAAEIRGAVEKRA
- a CDS encoding universal stress protein: MTILVAIANDSVSPAVIDTAVRLADGLDEELYVVHLVDEDTADGTAMQLRDEMRERFRDATIVATVAIEHVGRSAMRSGTRIGNELLELAADVDVRHIVMGHEPKGLAGRLREGDAAVAVIDAADVPVTIVPERPSDV
- a CDS encoding SRPBCC family protein; the protein is MNVYERQVRVEAPLSEVWKFHATGDGLVALTPDWMNIRIEAERGPDGEPNPEELTAGSVVESSIKPFGVPPRQRWVSNIVAREEGEDEAMFRDVMEEGPFPHWEHTHTFKALSDRETLVHDHVEFELPGGPLGQALGPFGCLGMEPMFRYRHQQTKELLEG
- a CDS encoding acyl-CoA dehydrogenase family protein, producing the protein MEFDVPGEHRMIRDSVREFCENEIQPIAQEIEDEHRFPAEIFEELGELDVMGVPISEEWGGLGGDTLMYALVAEELGRVSGSIGLSYVAHTSLGSKPIELFGTDAQKERWLTPLASGEHLGGWALTEPGSGSDASDMDTTAERDGDEYVINGTKQFITNASVAGSVLVKAVTDPESGYDGISTFIVGPDDDGWEVTTEWDKMGLNASPTCELQFDDCRIPADRLLGDEGDGWEQTLKTLNGGRISIAALSTGLAQGAFEAAKSYATEREQFDRPISKFDAVRDKIVEMDRKIERARLLTHKAATMYDQGEDVTRLSSLAKLDASEICREVAEDAVQVLGGYGYTTDFAPQRFYRDAKLMEIGEGTSEIQRMVLGRELGL